A segment of the Thauera sedimentorum genome:
AGGCCGCGGACATCCAGTCTGCCGCGGTCGCCATGCCGTTGGTGACGGGGTGAACGCCGCCGCCGGCCACGTAGAAATCGCTGGTGGAACCGGCACGCGCCCAGATGGCGATACCGATGTACAGCGCGAAGGACGCGCCGACGACCAGGTAGGTTAGAGTTTGCAGATCCATGTGTCGTCCTCTCTCAGTCTTCGTGCACGTCGAACTTGCGGTCGATATCGCCCATTGCCTTCGCGTAGTAGAAGATCAGCGCGATGAACACGTAGATCGAACCTTGCTGAGCGAACCAGAAACCGAGCGGGTAGCCGCCCAGACTGATGGAGTTGAGAGCCGGGGCAAGAAGGATGCCCGCGCCAAACGACACGACGAACCAGATGACCAGGATCTTGGTCAGCAGGCCCAGTGTCGCCTTCCAGTAGGCTGCACTGTTGTTATCCATAACGTCTCCTCGTGATGGTTGTTGCCGGGTACGCCGTACACGGACGCACCCATCGGACTACAAGACAGCGGGGCGATTATAGGAAGCGGGTTCTTACTCGTTGCTTACAAGCGGTGACGATTTTTCCCGGAGAGGTCAGAGCGCCGAGATCCGCGCCAGACAAGGTTTTTCGCCGCACTGCAGCATTTCTGCCCGGCATGCGGGCTCACGCAAAAGTCT
Coding sequences within it:
- a CDS encoding DUF4212 domain-containing protein, whose translation is MDNNSAAYWKATLGLLTKILVIWFVVSFGAGILLAPALNSISLGGYPLGFWFAQQGSIYVFIALIFYYAKAMGDIDRKFDVHED